In Pyxidicoccus xibeiensis, the genomic stretch ACTGGAACTCGTAGGTGTTGACCGGCGATTTTCCCGGGCGTCGGGGCACGACGTAGAACTGGGCGAGCGCCAGTCCTGGGAAGAGCAGGGCCATCATGGCGGCTGCGAGGAGACGGGGGTTCACAGGGCTCACCTCTTCGGGTGGGGAACAGGCGGGAGGGCGGCAACCTGGGAGGCTCGCTCCCAGAGGGCAGGGTATACAAGCGCCTGGATTATTTCTTTCCGTTTACTTGCCTGGCGATGGACGTCCCATGACGCGCCGGCCCGCGACCGCAGGGACTTTCGTTGGGTGCTGGCGCCCGGTAGAACTGGGGGCATGAGACGCCTGTTCGCACTGTCCAGCACCCTGTTCCTCGCCCTCGGATGCGGCAAGGACGATACCCCCGAAGACAAGGCGGAGTGTCAGGTTGAAGCCATCGACCTGTCCGCCTGTCAGCGTTCCTCTCTGTCCTCGGTGCAGTCCGAGGGCATCTGGAACATCAACATCCTGCTCAATGACAACTCTGGCACCGCCAGCAGCATGCGGCTGTCAGGCCTGTCCACCGGGCCGACGATGCTCGGGTTCAACGTCACCGAGCGCCGAGTCTCCGAGGACACCTTCTTCCTGGCCAGCGAGACGACGGACTCGGCGGGGGGAACGATGCGCTACGTCCTCGCGGGCTGCTCGTCCACGGGGCCGGGGCAGTTGGGGGGCATCTTCCGGCGCTGCCGCAGCGGCACCGCGGACCTGAAGGGCACCTTCGAGGCGGTGCGCCTGCAGCGCCGCGCGGGCGAGGAGGAGTCCTCCAAGGTCGCGCTGGTGAGCGAAATCGCGCTGCCGCGCGGCACGCCCGTGGAGCTGGCGGTGGCCCATGGCCATGCCTACATCGCGGCGGGCGCGGAGGGGCTCTTCGTCTACAACGTCAGCGACCCCGCCCAGCCGCGCAAGGTGGCCGAGTCCAAGCCCTCCAGCGACTTCTACAGCGACCTGGTGGTGCACGGGCAGACGCTCTACGTGGCCACGCAGCTGAGCGGCATCGCCGTGTTCAGCCTGGCGGACCCGGCCGCGCCCGCGCGCATCCGCTCGGTGCCGGAGAAGGCCGTGGAGGTGAGCGCGGTGTCGGTGGACGGCGACCTGCTGTTCGCCGCGTCGCCGCGGCCGAACGCGGAGGTGCTGGTGTACAACATCGCCACCCCCACCGAGCCGAAGCTCGTCACGCGCTACTTCGTGGAGGGCAGCGAGCCCCAGCTGGAAGAGCGTCCCCTGGACGTGACGGCGGCGGGGGGCCGGCTGTACGTGAGCCACTGGTCCTACGGGCTGACGGTGTCGGACATCAGCACGCCGGCGAAGCCGAAGCTGCTGGGGCGCTTCGCGAGCGCCACCTCGCGCACCACGGCGGTGGGCACGGTGGGCAACCGGATGCTGGCCTTCGACGCGGGTGAGGACTGGAACGCGCACCTGCGCGTGCTGGACGTGGCCGCGCCGGCGACGGTGACGCAGGTGGGGGAGTTCCGGATGCGCCCGGAGGTGTCCATCAAGGCGCTGGCG encodes the following:
- a CDS encoding LVIVD repeat-containing protein, encoding MRRLFALSSTLFLALGCGKDDTPEDKAECQVEAIDLSACQRSSLSSVQSEGIWNINILLNDNSGTASSMRLSGLSTGPTMLGFNVTERRVSEDTFFLASETTDSAGGTMRYVLAGCSSTGPGQLGGIFRRCRSGTADLKGTFEAVRLQRRAGEEESSKVALVSEIALPRGTPVELAVAHGHAYIAAGAEGLFVYNVSDPAQPRKVAESKPSSDFYSDLVVHGQTLYVATQLSGIAVFSLADPAAPARIRSVPEKAVEVSAVSVDGDLLFAASPRPNAEVLVYNIATPTEPKLVTRYFVEGSEPQLEERPLDVTAAGGRLYVSHWSYGLTVSDISTPAKPKLLGRFASATSRTTAVGTVGNRMLAFDAGEDWNAHLRVLDVAAPATVTQVGEFRMRPEVSIKALALSGTKLYVAYYQDGLRVLDVSVPGEIRQLGYYNTWRESDPGRGVSFLEGLNALRVPGDGYVYATDTSRGLLIFRETE